The window GAAAGAGTATATCGAAACGATCCGTCGCGCAATATTGGAGGAGCGGAAGGTAAGATTCCGTTATTCGAAGAGTGTGCCCGAAGTCGATGGGAATCGTCATAGTGTTCGTGTTGCCGCACCTTATGGACTTGTGCTTGTTCAAGGAACATGGATGCTTATAGCCCATTGTGATCTACGGCAAGAAATTCGCCATTTCCGGTTGTCTAGGATGGCTGAACTTAACATTTTGGAGTACCGATTTAATGTACCGTCCGATTTTAATTTGTATGATTACAAGCCCCAGGATGACCGCAACATATGTGTATGCATTCTGGTTAATCGTGACATTGCGGATAAAGTGAAGGAATCGAACAACTATTACATGGAAACAGCAGAGGATCATCCGGATGGATTACTTGTTAACTTTCGCGTTCGTCAGCCCGAGGACTTACTGCATTGGGTGCTCGGTTGGGGAGCGGATGTCGTTGTGCTGGAGCCGGAATCCTTCCGGAATCGGGTTCGCGATGAAGCTGAAAAAATGTTAAAACGTTACTGACATGCTGTTGTCAGTAGCGTTTTAATATAATCACATCAGGCGTCAAATTGAATACCGTGATCGATCGAATGAAAGAAATCATACCGAAGCTTGAAAAGGCATCTATGCAGAATACCAAGCCTCATCCGCGATTCGGTGCACTAAATGAAAAAGAATGGTTTTTGCTCATCGAAATGCACTACCGTCCCATGGCAAGTCAGCACCGTTGCGTCGGATGTCTCCCAATGATTGTTTGATATATTACTCTCCACGAACCCTTGTTTTACTTGAACTATACTAGCTAAGAGCTTAAATGGCACTTCCTCTTTTGTTTACAACTTTATTTTTCAGATTTGACATTACTACGATTTCGTACTAAAGTGGAATTAAATCCCTTCACTTCCGACTTAAAGGAGCCTTTAACGCGTTCGGATTAGTTTACGCTGCTGATCCTGCTGTTTCGAGGCGATATGCCGATGTTGGGGCTGGCCGCCGAAATGGGGCTCCGCTCAGCTCGATGACGAGCATCGCCAAGCGGTTTGAACGCAAAGGGTATATCGCCCGCACCACTTCCCCGCTGTACCAGCGGGTGAAACTCGTCAACTTGACGCAGGAAGGGCGGCAACTCGCGAATGAGTGGCGGGGGATCATGCAGGCGATGTTAAGTCGGGTAGAGGAAGTACTTACTACACAAGAGCTGGAACAATTCACGGTTCTAATACTCAAGGTCGCGCGTGCGTTCCAAGATAATGGATCGTTGAAACCGCAAGAGAAGAAAGCGTCGTCTAGGAAAATCACCATCGAGGAGTGATCGGTTCATGTCGGATTTTTTATCCTAATACTACGAAATCGTACTAAAGTGGCGGTTCGACATACGGATCATCATTTACACGAGGCAAAGGCGGAGTCGTCAAGACGAGCATCGCAGCAACGATGGCGTTTAAGCTGGCGGGGCAGGGGCTGCGCACGCTCGTTATCAGCACAATGCGGCACACAGTTTGGCGGACGTTGTCGGCTACTTGAACCGGATCCGGCATATTGTGTTCGGCGGTTCGTAACCTTCAGCGCTGATGTACCGGGGCCGCACAGAGACGATTCGGGAGGAAGGGGAAGCGGTCATTCCCGAGCTGGCCATTTCTTTCGCCGCCAAGGCGGATTTGGATTTGACGCAAACCGGTAATGAGTTGACGGTGCACGTAGGGGCTTACAAGTGAAAGGTTGTGTTGCCGCGGTCGCTCATGAGCCGTGCGGTGTAGGCGCAAAGTTCGTAGAGGAACGGCTGCTGGAGCATTTTGACAGGGTGGAGAGGCTGTTTGGGCAATTGGAGCAGCGGCAGGCGAAGCAGCATGTAAGAAACTCCTCGGTCAAGGAGTGCCAGCAGGCTTCCACCGCTCAAATTAAAGAATGGAGTGAAAGCCATGAATTCAAAAGTAATCACCTCACATCTTCTTGCAAAGATCGCGGGTTACATTCTCATTGTAATTGGAACATTACACCTGCTCCTTGGGATCATAGGAGACTTTAATACAACCCCCGAGCGATGGACAACGATTGCTAGGTCCGGTTTCTGGAATACGATAGTCCCTCCTTGGATAAATGAATATATACCCCTACAGCTCACTTTTTGGACACAACCCGGCAGCTTTGCTATTCCGCTTTCGATTCTTGGTTGTCTCATCGTCTGGAACGCAGCGAAACGTCAGGCACTTCCGAGTTTTCTCGGATGGCTTTTGCTGGTGTTCGCTCTGATCACTTGCATTATGGCGCCGGTAGGCGGCTTCTGGCCAAATCTGCTTGCAGCCATTTTGATTATCATCTATACAAATCGGCAGAAGCAAAATGAAGAGCATTGAGAGGAAGTCCTTGCCTGACAGTAGGAACTTCTAGCTCCTTTGCCGCAGCTTGTTTTAAGCGAGGGTAAACATTAGGATAACCCAGCCCACCAAAAAGGCGCCTAAGGGAGTGTTTAGAGGAAAATATTCCATCATTAAAGATTGAATCTCATCCTTAGTTGCGATCTGAATTTAGGATAGTTAGGGCGTTTTAAAAAAAAGTTGGACCCGGTGGTCTTAACATCAAGTATGTTCGGAATAATCATTTTGACTCCGTTTCTTCACAATTAAATAGAAAAATCCGCCATAAACCGTGGTTTTGATGAAAGTACGACCAAACACCAACGCACGGAGGCGGATACCTTGAGTTTAGCACGACTTTCATCGAAGTACTATCCCGTAGGTCATGTTTGTTTTTATCAAATATATTTGATGAGGTGAGATGTATGAAATCTTTGTGGAAATACTCAGACATTTTTCTGATTGCTACTGGCATCCTGCACAATTTAATTGGATTCATCCTTCGTTGGGATATTTTTCTTGACATTATCGATAGCGGAGTATGGAACACTCTTTTCTCACATGATGATCGGATGTCTTTTTTTTGGCTTATATCGTCAGGGTTCTTTTGGATTGTATTGGGACACGTTCTTCATTTCTATATTAAAAAATACAACAGTCCTGTGCCGAAAATGGTTGGATGGTATTTACTTGGATATGCAGTGATCTTAGTTATATTGATGCCTACAACTGGTGGCTGGTTATTCTTCCCACAAGCTTACATAATTTTACGAGCAAAGCAATAGGTAGTCATCCAGCAAATAATCAAAAAAGCTGCGATTTACGCGACTTTTAATGTGAAAAAGGGAAAAACCAAATTTCTATTGAACTTCTGGTTACCGCTAAATTTCAATATAAAAGGACCGAATCCAAGCGTTCTGGAGTAAGTTTATGGGTGTTTATGATGCATTTTAACGATTCAACTACCGGGGAACGATAGTTGAGGGGCTTGCTTTTCGGAGCTCCTCT is drawn from Paenibacillus sp. V4I7 and contains these coding sequences:
- a CDS encoding YafY family protein, which gives rise to MNKTDRLLAIVLELQRKEVLRAEDLAAKFEISLRTIYRDMQALSEAGVPLVGSTGRGYSLMEGYFLPPISFTVEEAVTLLIGMDFIEQKFDANYGIKAQTSRGKIEVILPENVRREACRVRKTMRLLTSGKDETYRQEKEYIETIRRAILEERKVRFRYSKSVPEVDGNRHSVRVAAPYGLVLVQGTWMLIAHCDLRQEIRHFRLSRMAELNILEYRFNVPSDFNLYDYKPQDDRNICVCILVNRDIADKVKESNNYYMETAEDHPDGLLVNFRVRQPEDLLHWVLGWGADVVVLEPESFRNRVRDEAEKMLKRY
- a CDS encoding DUF6463 family protein yields the protein MNSKVITSHLLAKIAGYILIVIGTLHLLLGIIGDFNTTPERWTTIARSGFWNTIVPPWINEYIPLQLTFWTQPGSFAIPLSILGCLIVWNAAKRQALPSFLGWLLLVFALITCIMAPVGGFWPNLLAAILIIIYTNRQKQNEEH
- a CDS encoding DUF6463 family protein, whose translation is MKSLWKYSDIFLIATGILHNLIGFILRWDIFLDIIDSGVWNTLFSHDDRMSFFWLISSGFFWIVLGHVLHFYIKKYNSPVPKMVGWYLLGYAVILVILMPTTGGWLFFPQAYIILRAKQ